CTCGCGACAGCGCCGGGTGCCGTCATGGGCCGACAACGGCGGGTCGAACTGCCGGCCAGCCAGGTCGTACACCTGTTCGAGCTCGACGATGGAGCGAACGGGCCTGATCGTCACGGTTGCCATCGTGCGACCGTACGCCCGTCGATGCGATCATGGCAGCGTGATTTCCGCGGATGACGTGCGTCGCGTTGCCCTGTCGCTGCCGGCCTCCACCGAGAAGCCGTCGTACGGCACGCCGGGGTTCCGGGATGTCGAGGAGCTCACCGAGCTGCTCACCGAGGCCTGGCGAGTGCGAGCGCCGCAGAAGTTGCTCACGGCCTTCGACGCCCGAGCACAGCTGAACCGGTTACCGGACCACTGCGATGGATCGGCCTACTCGGGCCGGCACCGGTTGACCATCGTGCCGATGCCCTCGATCTCGGTCCGCACCTGATCGCCGGGCGCGAGCGCGGGCATCGGAGTGCCGTCGAGCGTTCCCGGCGAGCCGCACAAGCAGAGCATGCCGGGAAGCAGGGTCATGAACGACGACAGGAGCGCGACGAGCTCCGAGACGCTCGCGAGCATGTCGCGTGTGTTCGCGTCGACCCGCAGCACGTCGTCGATCCAGCACCGCGTGCGCAGCGCGCTCGGGTCGACGAGCTCGTCGAGGGTCAGGAGCACGGGACCGATCGGGCAGAACGTGTCGATGCTCTTGCCGAGCGTCTTCGCCGGCAAGTGCTGCCACTCCCACGGTGACGGCGCGCCGCCGAATTCGTGCACGCGTTCGGTCACGTCCTGGGCGACGACGAAGCCCGCAACGGCATCGAGCGCCGACGCGGGCGAGAGGTGCCGCGCACTGCCGCGCGTGACCACACCAAGTTCCGGCTCGGCGATCACGAACGCGCGGCCGAGCGGAAGGCGGTTCGGATTGGGCAACACGATGTCGTCGAACGGTCCGCTGACGCTCGTCGGCGACTTGCCCACCACCATCGGGAACTCGTTGCGCTCGGCCGGCGGGAAGTTGGCGATCACCGAGAAGACGGCCGGCGGACGCGGCACCGGAGGACCAAGACGAACATCCGCGAGTGCGCGACCGTTGTTCCGATTCACGCCCCCAGCTGCGAGCTCGAGCAACACGTCCCAGTGCTCCCCAAGAAGCTCCATCGGATCGGAGGGCAGCCGTCCTCCGGACGCGTGCTCGACGTCGAAGACCTGAGCGCCACCGAGAAGCGCGGCGCGGCCGTCGACAGTTGCGAGCCTCACGGCACTGCGGCGAGCGCGGCGATGAAGGGCTCGCGTACCGCTGGGTCGCAGTGCTGTTCGACGAGCGCGGCCTTCGACCCGAGCGGATCGGTGCCGGCGGGATGATCGACGCCGTCACCGCATGCGAGCGGGACGTCCGACGATCCGTCCCAGCCGTCGAGGGGAAAGGTCGCGTCGACGCGGACGGCGCGGCCGTCGATGGTGAGGGTCGGGTAGGTGTGCACGTCGACGAGGCCGTCGGGGGGAACCGCCGCCGCCACCTCCGCACCCCAGCGTTGCGCGGCGAGGTCGGGGGTGACGCGGTAGACGCGATGCCACAGGGTCGGCTCGAGCCCGGGCCACCGTTCGCTCACGATCTCTGCCAGGAGCAGGTGCTTGATGGAGCAGGTGCCCCGCCCCTCGGAGAGCACGCCGCGCGCGGAACGGTCAGCGGGGCGGCCGTACGGGATACGGCTGATCTCGACGACAAGGTCGACCACACCGTCGCTGACCATCGGCCCACGCTACGGGAGGCGGCGCTCGTGGACGAGCGACCCGTAGTCAGGATTCGACGGGTTGGGGTGGCGGCGGGCCGACGTATCGCGCGCTCGGGCGGATGATCGCCGAGTCCTTCGCCTGTTCGAGGACCTGCGCGCTCCAGCCGACGATCCGGCTCACGGCGAACGTGGATGTGAACAACGCACGCGGGAGGCCACAGAGATGCATCACGACCGCCGCGTAGTACTCCACGTTCGTGTGGAGCTCGCCGCCCGGCTTCAAGTGGGCGAGGACGCGTTCGACGGTGCCTTCGACCTCGACCGCGAAGTCCACCAGGGACCCGCCGAAATGCTCGGCGACCGCGCGCAGCATCTTCGACCGCGGGTCGGCGGTCTTGTAGACAGGATGACCGAAGCCCATGATCCGCTCGCCGCGGGTCACGGCATCGGTGATCCAGGCCTCGGCCCGGTCGGGTTCACCGATGGCGTCGAACATGTCGAGCACACGGCTCGGTGAGCCGCCGTGGCGCGGTCCGGAGAGCGCGCCGAGCGCCGCGACGATCGCCGCGCCCACATCCGCACCGGTCGACGCGACGACACGCGCGGTGAAGGTCGACGCGTTGAACCCGTGATCGAGCGCGAGCACCAGGTACTGGTCGAGCGCGCGCGCCCGCGCCGGATCGGGTTCCACACCGTTGATCATCCAGAGATAGTTCGCGGCGTCCCCCAGGTCGTCGCGCGACGGCACGGGCTCGAGACCCTGACCGGACCGGTGGATCGCCGCCACCAGCGTCGGCGCCACCGCACTCAGCCGGAGCAGGTTCGCGCGCAGCGCCGCAGCGTCGGCGTCGACGATGGCCGGCATCTCCTCGATCCCCGCGACGTGCGAGAGCAGTGTCCGCAGGCACGTCAGCGGAGCGGGGCAGGCCGAGGCGACGGGCGCGACGAGACCCATGACCGGTGCCGGCACTCGGCGCAACAGGCGGAACTCCTCGGCGAAACGCTCACGTTGCCGGTGGTCGGGCAGCGTCCCCTCGATCAGCAGGTGGGCGACGTCCTCGAAGCTCCGCTTCTCCGCCAGTTCGGGCGCCGAGTACTGGCGGTAGTGGTAGAAGCCTTCCTCGCCACGGACGTCGCCGAGCTCCGTGTCAGCCACCACAACGCCCTTCAGCCCCCTGGCTACGTCCGCCATATCGCCTCCCGTCTCGATGTTTCCCCACCCATGATCGGTCGGGGCCCATCATGTTGTCAACATTGATTTCATCAATGCATTTGTGCAACGATGAGCGGGTGGCATCCGGCAAGGACTGGCTCCTCACCGCGGAGGCAACCGCGCGCCTCGCAGTGAAACCCCAGACGCTCTACGCGTACGTGAGCCGCGGGCTCATCCGGAGCGAGCGCGTGCCCGGCACCCGCATCAGCCGCTTCCGCCGCGACGACGTCGAGCGCGTCGCTCTGCGAGCGCGGGGCACCACGCCCCCTGGCCGCCTCGACGTCGTCATCGACACCGAGCTCACCTATCTCGATCCCGACGGCTTCCTCGCCTACCGCGGCTGGGACGTGGTGGAAGCCGCGGCCACCTCGACCTACGAGAACGTCGCCGAGTGGCTGTGGACCGGTGAGCGCGTGGGCGCGCCCGAGTGGTCGGCCCCCGATGCCGCGGTGCGCGTCGGCAAGGCGGTGCAGCGCGCGTTGCCGACGACCGCGACGCTCCCCGACCGGCTCCGCGTGATCGTCAGTGCACTCGCGACCACCGATCCGTTGCGCTACGACCGACGGCCCGAGGCGGTCGTGGTGACCGCGCGCGCAATGATCGCCTCGCTGGTCGCTGCGCTCCCGATGGTCGAAGGCACGACCGAGCCGCGCGCTCGTTCCATCGCGGCGCAACTCTGGCCCCGGCTCAGCCGGATGCGCGCGACCTCCGCCCGTGTCCGCGCCCTCGACGCCGCGCTCATCCTGCTGGCCGACCACGAGCTCGCGGCGTCGGCGCTGGCGGCGCGAGTGGCTGCGTCCACCTGGGCTGATCCGTACCTCGTGGTCGGCGCGGGCCTGGCCGCCGCAGGCGGGCCGTTGCACGGCGGTGCGTCGAGCGCGGTGCGGTCGCTGCTCGCGCGGGTGCAGGGCGCGGTGACCGCGACCGCCGCGATCGGCGACATCCTGCGGAACGGTGAGCTCGTGCCCGGTTTCGGGCATCGCGTCTACGAGGTTCCCGACCCGCGCGCGGGCGCGCTCCTCTACGCCGTCGAGCGCATGAAGCCACCGGCAAGTTTGTGGCGCGCCGCGAACGACATCCTCGACGTGATGGCGACCCGCGACGGTCCGAAGGTGAACGTCGACTTCGGCCTTGCCGTGTTCACCGAGGCCTGCGGGATGGCGCAGGACGCCGGCGAGGCGATTTTCGAGATCGCCCGCTGCGCAGGTCTCATCGCGCACGGCATCGAGGAGTACGAACACCGGCTCCGGTACCGGCCGCGCGCGGCATACGTGGGCCCTCGCCCGGAATAGTCGAGCCAGTCAGTCGAGCCAGTCAGTCGAGCCAGTCAGTCGAGCCAGTCAGTNNNNNNNNNNNNNNNNNNNNNNNNNNNNNNNNNNNNNNNNNNNNNNNNNNNNNNNNNNNNNNNNNNNNNNNNNNNNNNNNNNNNNNNNNNNNNNNNNNNNGAGCCAGTCAGTCGAGCCAGTCAGTCGAGCCAGTCAGTCGAGCCAGTCAGTCGAGGAGGTCGGGCTGCTCGCGCACGATCTTCTCGTAGAGCGGACCGAACGAGACGAAGCCGCTCACGTGCTCCCCCACCTGGTTGCGAGTGAGGCGCGCCATCTCGGAGTCGATGAGCACCGGCGTACCGGCGGCCTCTGCGAGGAGCTGCGCCTGGCAGGTGCGTTCCATGGTGACGAACCACCACACCGCTTCGTCGACCGAGTGTCCGGCCGTGAGCAGCCCGTGGTTGCGCAGGATGACGGCCTTCCGCTCACCGAGTGTGTGCGCGATGCGCTTGCCCTCGTCGGCGTCGAGGACGACGCCGGTGTAGTCGTCGAACAGCGCGTGGTCCTCGAAGAACGCGCACGCATCCTGGGTGAGCGGGTCGAGGAGCCGGCCGAGCGACGACCACGACTTGCCGTAGATCGAGTGCGAGTGCGCCGCCGCGATCACATCGGGCCGCGCCGCGTGCACCGCCGAATGGATGGCGAAGGCCGCGGTGTTCACGGTGGCCTCCCCCTCGACGACCTCACCCTTGTCGTTGACGCGGATGAGGTCGGAGGCACGGATGTGGCTGAAACTCATGCCGAACGGGTTCACCCAGAAATGATCGAGGTGCTCGGGGTCGCGCGCCGTGATGTGGCCGGCAACTCCCTCTTCGAACCCGAACTTCCCGAAGATGCGGAAGCCGGCGGCGAGCCGCTGCTTGCGGTGTAGCCGCTCTTCCTCGACGGATCCGAACTGCGGCAGGTACCAGCGATCGTCTTCCGGCATGGTCACGAACCTCCCCTGAGGTGTCTCGCGAGCGTAGTCACGGCCGGAAGGCGGCGAGACCGTCGAGCTCCTCCACCCGGCCGTCGTCGTACACGAGGAGGCCGGTCGCGCCTCCATCGGCGATCAGGCCTCGACCGTCTGCCGACCCGGCGATGAAGGCGGCCTTGGCGAGCACCTCCGCGCGCCAGGCCTCGCCGTCGACGACGGTGACCGACGCGAGACCACTCGCCGCCGGCAACCCGGTGCGCGGGTCGATCAGGTGGTGGAGCACGTGCCCGTCGCGTTCCCACGCGCGGCGGAGACGCGTGCTCGTCGCGATGGCGCCCTCGCTGAGCGCGAGCATCCCGGTGGCACCGGTTTCGAGCTGGTCGTCGACCGCGACGACCCAGCCGTGCGGTTCGGGTGCGGCGCCGATCGCGCGCAGGTCGCCTCCGAGGTTCACGAGCGCGCCGCTCGCGCCGTGGTCGACGAGCTCGCGCGCGACCAGGTCGGCGGCGTAACCCTTGCCGATTCCACCGAGATCGAGTGCGACGCCAGGCGGCAGTGTGAGGGCGGACACACGGGCGTCGAGCACGATGCCCGCACATCCGGGGGCGGGCGCGGGGTCAGCGGACGGGCCCGCACCTTCCGACGCCACCCGGTCGAAGTCACGGTCGTAACCCGCGGCGATCACCGCGGGCAGGCGGGGGGGGGGGTCGCGCCCGCGGGGGGTGGGCCACGGCGGCACCGCGCGCTCGACGAGCGCGAACGTCTCGGCCGACACGACCACCGGACTGGAGGAGCCAGATCTCCATTCGGGCACGGAGCCGGCGGCGTTCAGCGCGCAGAGCTCGCTCGTGGGGCGAAACCGGCTCCAGAGCTGCTCGAGTCGCTCGATCGCGTCGGCGGCGCGCGCACCCGCATCGGACGGGCCGTCGAGCACGAGGACGGTCACGTCGGTGCCCATCGCGCGGAAGTTCGTCGCAACCGGTGCCTGCGCTGTCACGAGACCAACCGTACCGACCCTTTAGCCTGGATCATCGTGCGAGTGGCAGCGATGGACCTCGGAACGAACTCGTTCCACCTTCTCGTCGCCGAGGTCCACCCCGACGGCCACCTCGACCCGCTCGTACGCGAGAAGGAGATGCTCCGGCTCGGCGACGTCGTGAGCCGCCACGGCTCGATCCCGCCCACCGCCGCCGACCAGGCCGTCGCCACCGTTCGCCGGTTCCGCCTGCTCGCCGAAGCCGCCGGTGCCACCGAGCTGCTCGCGAAGGCAACGAGCGCGATCCGCCGCGCCGAGAACGGCGCCGAGCTCGTGGATCGGATCGTTGACGAGACCGGTATCGCCGTCGACGTGATCAGCGGACACGAGGAGGCGCGGCTGATCTTCGGCGCGATCCGAGCGTCGGTCGTGCTCGACCCCGCTCCTGCAGTGTGCTTCGATCTCGGCGGGGGAAGTCTCGAGGTGATGGTCGGCGACACGCGCGGCATGCAATGGGCAGCGAGCCTCCCGCTCGGCGTAGCACGCCTCACGACCGAGCTCGTGCACTCCGACCCGCTCTCCAAACGCGATCGGCGCGCGCTGCACGCCCGGATCGTGGAAGAGCTCGCGAGTACGCGCGACGAAGTCCTCGGCTTCCGCCCCAAGCTCGCGGTCGGGAGCAGCGGCACCCTCGAGTGCCTCGCGCAGATGGTGGCGGCGCGGCGCGACGAAGAACCTCCGTCCTCGCTCAACCAGCTCACGATCACTCGCCACGAGCTCGAGCCGATGCACAAGGAGATCCTCGGATCGACCGCGTCCGAGCGCCTGCGCATGGACGGCCTCGACGCGCGGAGAGTCGATCTCGTAGTCGCGGGTTCGATGCTCCTTGCGATCGCGATGGAAGAGCTCGAGCTCGAGTCACTGACGATCTCGGAGTGGGCGCTGCGCGAGGGAATCGTGCTCGACGCCGTCGACCGCCGCGACCCTCAATTCGCATCGGGCGATCCGCGCGCCATCCGTCGCGAGGCGGTGCAGAGCCTGGGCCGGCGATGCAACCGGCCCGAGGCGCACTCGCGACAGGTCGCGATGCTTTGCCTCGAGCTCTTCGATGCCACGCAGGAGCTCCACGGGCTCGGAGCCGACGACCGGGAACTGCTCGAGCACGCCGCGTTCCTCCACGACATCGGCGAGCACGTCTCGAACTCGGGGCACCACCGCCACTCCGCGTACCTCGTGCGCAACGGGCAACTCCGCGGCTTCGCGCCCGACGAGATCGAGATGCTGGCGGCGCTGGTGCGGTGGCACCGCAGCGGCGACCCTCGGGTGTCGGACGAGTTCCCGTTGCTCGACGCCGACGCCATCGCCCGAGTCCGAGTGCTCACCGCGCTCCTCCGCGTCGGCGACGGGCTCGATCGCGGGAGAGAGCAGACCGTGTACGGGATCGACCCGATCATCACTCCGTCGCTCGTGCTCGTCCGCCTGCGCACGCGGGGCGACGCCGAGCTGGAGATCTGGGGTGCGCGCCGCAAGCGCGCGCTCTTCGAGAAGCTGTTCGACCGCGAGATGGAGCTCACCATCCATCCGGCGCTGCGCTGAGGAGCGAACGGCTACGAGCCGGGTATCCCGGCTCGTAGTGAGCGACCCGTAAGGTTGGAGCAATCATGCGAGCAATCCCGATCGGAAAAGAGTGGGTCCAAGAACCGGAAGCGCTGGTGGTGCGTTCGCCGTTCGACGGCCACGAGGTCGACCGCGTGCCGGCGTGCGACGCGAGCCACGTCGACCGTGCGGTCGCGGCGGCAGCCGCGGCACACCGTGAAGGCGCGCTGCCGGCGTGGAAACGCGCCGAGATCCTCGACCGCGCCGCGCAGCTCCTCTCCGAACGCCAGGAGCAGTTCGCGCGCACGATCGCCGAAGAAGCGGCCAAGCCGATCAAGACCGCGCGCGTCGAGGCGAGGCGCGCGGTATCGACCTTCACGTTTGCCTCAGCCGTTGCGCGCTCGCTCGCGGGCGACATGGTGCCGATGGACGCGTCCGACGTCGGGGAAGGGAAGCTCGCGTTCACGTTGCGCCTACCCGTCGGCGTCGTCGGTGCGATCAGCCCGTTCAACTTCCCCCTGAACCTCGTGGCCCACAAGGTCGCGCCCGCGATCGCCGCCGGCTGCCCGGTGGTGCTCAAGCCGGCGTCCCAGACTCCGCTCTCGGCGATCGCGCTCGCCGAGGTCCTCTTGAACGAGTGCGGCCTCCCGCCCGGCCACCTCAACATCGTCACCGGGAGCGGAGCGAAGGTCGGCGACCCGCTCGTCGACCACGACGACGTCGCGTTGATCACGTTCACGGGCTCGCCCGAGGTGGGCTGGGCGATTCGGGGCCGGGCGGCGCGCAAAAAAGTCGGGCTCGAGCTCGGCAACAACGCGCCGGTGATCCTCGAGCACGACGCCGACGTCACCACGGCAGCCAAGAAGATCTCGGTGGCCGGCTTCAGCCACGCGGGGCAGTCGTGCATCTCCACCCAGCGCGTGTACGTGCACGAGTCGCGAGCCAGCGAGTTCCTCGGTGAGCTCGTGCCGTACGTGGACGCGCTCGTGGTGGGCGACCCGCTCGACGATGCGACCGACGTGTCGTCGCTCATCTCCACCGGCGATACGCAGCGGGTCATGTCGTGGATCGACGAAGCGATCGCAGGCGGCGCGAGGGTCGCCTGTGGTGGCGACCTACGCGATGGGATGCTCGCACCCACCGTGCTCACCGACGTGGCTCCCGAGATGAAGGTATGCGCCCAGGAAGTGTTCGGGCCCGTGGTCACCGTCCAGACGTACACGTCGATCGACGACGCGCTGCGGCTCGCCAACGACACCCGCTACGGACTACAGGCCGCGATCTTCACCAACGACCTCTCGGTCGCGCTCCGCGCCGCGCGCGAGCTCGACTTCGGAGGCGTGCTCGTCAACGAAGTCCCCACGTTCCGCGCCGACCAGATGCCGTACGGGGGTGTGCGCGATAGCGGGAACACCCGTGAGGGTCCGCGGTACGCGGTGCACGAGATGACCGAGACCCGGCTGGTGATCCTCGGGTAGCTACCCTCGGACAATGAGGCGTCTGGCTGGCACTTCGACCGTTCTGGTGCTCCTCCTCGTCGCATGTGGCGGAGGAGGAGGGGGCGGAAATGGGAACGCCGCGGTCGAGGCCGGAGCGCGCGAG
The Acidimicrobiia bacterium DNA segment above includes these coding regions:
- a CDS encoding Ppx/GppA phosphatase family protein yields the protein MRVAAMDLGTNSFHLLVAEVHPDGHLDPLVREKEMLRLGDVVSRHGSIPPTAADQAVATVRRFRLLAEAAGATELLAKATSAIRRAENGAELVDRIVDETGIAVDVISGHEEARLIFGAIRASVVLDPAPAVCFDLGGGSLEVMVGDTRGMQWAASLPLGVARLTTELVHSDPLSKRDRRALHARIVEELASTRDEVLGFRPKLAVGSSGTLECLAQMVAARRDEEPPSSLNQLTITRHELEPMHKEILGSTASERLRMDGLDARRVDLVVAGSMLLAIAMEELELESLTISEWALREGIVLDAVDRRDPQFASGDPRAIRREAVQSLGRRCNRPEAHSRQVAMLCLELFDATQELHGLGADDRELLEHAAFLHDIGEHVSNSGHHRHSAYLVRNGQLRGFAPDEIEMLAALVRWHRSGDPRVSDEFPLLDADAIARVRVLTALLRVGDGLDRGREQTVYGIDPIITPSLVLVRLRTRGDAELEIWGARRKRALFEKLFDREMELTIHPALR
- a CDS encoding FAD:protein FMN transferase, translating into MTAQAPVATNFRAMGTDVTVLVLDGPSDAGARAADAIERLEQLWSRFRPTSELCALNAAGSVPEWRSGSSSPVVVSAETFALVERAVPPWPTPRGRDPPPRLPAVIAAGYDRDFDRVASEGAGPSADPAPAPGCAGIVLDARVSALTLPPGVALDLGGIGKGYAADLVARELVDHGASGALVNLGGDLRAIGAAPEPHGWVVAVDDQLETGATGMLALSEGAIATSTRLRRAWERDGHVLHHLIDPRTGLPAASGLASVTVVDGEAWRAEVLAKAAFIAGSADGRGLIADGGATGLLVYDDGRVEELDGLAAFRP
- a CDS encoding aldehyde dehydrogenase family protein, with the protein product MRAIPIGKEWVQEPEALVVRSPFDGHEVDRVPACDASHVDRAVAAAAAAHREGALPAWKRAEILDRAAQLLSERQEQFARTIAEEAAKPIKTARVEARRAVSTFTFASAVARSLAGDMVPMDASDVGEGKLAFTLRLPVGVVGAISPFNFPLNLVAHKVAPAIAAGCPVVLKPASQTPLSAIALAEVLLNECGLPPGHLNIVTGSGAKVGDPLVDHDDVALITFTGSPEVGWAIRGRAARKKVGLELGNNAPVILEHDADVTTAAKKISVAGFSHAGQSCISTQRVYVHESRASEFLGELVPYVDALVVGDPLDDATDVSSLISTGDTQRVMSWIDEAIAGGARVACGGDLRDGMLAPTVLTDVAPEMKVCAQEVFGPVVTVQTYTSIDDALRLANDTRYGLQAAIFTNDLSVALRAARELDFGGVLVNEVPTFRADQMPYGGVRDSGNTREGPRYAVHEMTETRLVILG
- a CDS encoding citrate synthase is translated as MASGKDWLLTAEATARLAVKPQTLYAYVSRGLIRSERVPGTRISRFRRDDVERVALRARGTTPPGRLDVVIDTELTYLDPDGFLAYRGWDVVEAAATSTYENVAEWLWTGERVGAPEWSAPDAAVRVGKAVQRALPTTATLPDRLRVIVSALATTDPLRYDRRPEAVVVTARAMIASLVAALPMVEGTTEPRARSIAAQLWPRLSRMRATSARVRALDAALILLADHELAASALAARVAASTWADPYLVVGAGLAAAGGPLHGGASSAVRSLLARVQGAVTATAAIGDILRNGELVPGFGHRVYEVPDPRAGALLYAVERMKPPASLWRAANDILDVMATRDGPKVNVDFGLAVFTEACGMAQDAGEAIFEIARCAGLIAHGIEEYEHRLRYRPRAAYVGPRPE
- a CDS encoding fumarylacetoacetate hydrolase family protein, encoding MRLATVDGRAALLGGAQVFDVEHASGGRLPSDPMELLGEHWDVLLELAAGGVNRNNGRALADVRLGPPVPRPPAVFSVIANFPPAERNEFPMVVGKSPTSVSGPFDDIVLPNPNRLPLGRAFVIAEPELGVVTRGSARHLSPASALDAVAGFVVAQDVTERVHEFGGAPSPWEWQHLPAKTLGKSIDTFCPIGPVLLTLDELVDPSALRTRCWIDDVLRVDANTRDMLASVSELVALLSSFMTLLPGMLCLCGSPGTLDGTPMPALAPGDQVRTEIEGIGTMVNRCRPE
- a CDS encoding citrate/2-methylcitrate synthase, which encodes MADVARGLKGVVVADTELGDVRGEEGFYHYRQYSAPELAEKRSFEDVAHLLIEGTLPDHRQRERFAEEFRLLRRVPAPVMGLVAPVASACPAPLTCLRTLLSHVAGIEEMPAIVDADAAALRANLLRLSAVAPTLVAAIHRSGQGLEPVPSRDDLGDAANYLWMINGVEPDPARARALDQYLVLALDHGFNASTFTARVVASTGADVGAAIVAALGALSGPRHGGSPSRVLDMFDAIGEPDRAEAWITDAVTRGERIMGFGHPVYKTADPRSKMLRAVAEHFGGSLVDFAVEVEGTVERVLAHLKPGGELHTNVEYYAAVVMHLCGLPRALFTSTFAVSRIVGWSAQVLEQAKDSAIIRPSARYVGPPPPQPVES
- a CDS encoding class II aldolase/adducin family protein encodes the protein MPEDDRWYLPQFGSVEEERLHRKQRLAAGFRIFGKFGFEEGVAGHITARDPEHLDHFWVNPFGMSFSHIRASDLIRVNDKGEVVEGEATVNTAAFAIHSAVHAARPDVIAAAHSHSIYGKSWSSLGRLLDPLTQDACAFFEDHALFDDYTGVVLDADEGKRIAHTLGERKAVILRNHGLLTAGHSVDEAVWWFVTMERTCQAQLLAEAAGTPVLIDSEMARLTRNQVGEHVSGFVSFGPLYEKIVREQPDLLD